A single window of Anaerocolumna chitinilytica DNA harbors:
- a CDS encoding O-antigen ligase family protein, with protein sequence MKEINSSIVNNKLMTNIFLGTIVLILLLQNGPLHNMPIILIIIPIFFCGQKFVLLVGKNEKYVIYYGLYLLAVTLFNINKNYDLNYTINLLLQYLLIYISVKIVIQKINKKDVLLFFRNIGIVISLLCLPEAITGVHFIANFLGKQLGSTTARVVSIFNHPIICGCFLVITLILIIVYPLKKYSYQIILVSIILVAIVLTQSRSAWLATAISLLAYFVRFHKNKINKKYLIYTCVFIGLIVTGTRIFNHNLFFVIWSFIYNRLNGSFEAGEGHIVRIEIILNAVDYWKENIFSFIFGNGKNYGLLFMKNNPIHKFGTFTWDSAVDNQYITLIFETGIIGLLFIINIILINVKRFVRANKEDKEGIAVSLCLIGNSVCLFFFEGFNYPVLVLVFLIMIFIGDDNARIHSKEIQK encoded by the coding sequence ATGAAAGAGATTAATAGCAGTATAGTTAATAATAAATTAATGACAAATATTTTTCTGGGAACTATCGTGTTAATTCTACTTCTTCAAAATGGACCACTTCATAATATGCCAATAATTTTGATTATTATTCCTATATTTTTTTGTGGTCAGAAGTTCGTTTTGCTTGTAGGGAAAAATGAAAAGTATGTAATATATTATGGTTTGTATCTGCTAGCAGTCACGCTTTTTAATATAAATAAAAATTATGATTTGAATTATACAATAAATCTGCTTCTTCAGTATTTATTAATCTATATTAGTGTGAAAATTGTGATTCAAAAAATTAATAAGAAAGATGTACTATTGTTTTTTAGAAATATTGGTATTGTTATTAGTCTTTTATGCTTGCCAGAAGCAATCACAGGAGTACATTTTATTGCAAACTTTTTAGGCAAACAACTGGGAAGTACAACAGCTCGTGTTGTTTCGATTTTTAATCATCCTATTATATGTGGTTGCTTTCTTGTAATTACTCTTATACTTATTATTGTTTATCCGTTAAAAAAATATTCTTATCAAATAATATTGGTCTCAATTATACTAGTTGCAATTGTCTTAACGCAGTCAAGAAGTGCTTGGTTGGCGACTGCTATATCTTTGCTAGCATATTTTGTTCGATTTCATAAGAATAAAATAAATAAAAAATATTTGATTTATACGTGTGTATTCATCGGGCTTATTGTGACTGGGACAAGGATATTTAATCATAATCTATTCTTTGTTATATGGAGTTTTATATACAATAGATTAAATGGATCATTTGAGGCTGGTGAAGGCCATATAGTAAGAATAGAGATTATTCTAAACGCTGTGGATTATTGGAAGGAAAATATTTTTTCATTTATTTTTGGAAATGGTAAAAATTATGGATTACTTTTTATGAAGAATAATCCTATTCATAAATTCGGTACTTTTACGTGGGATTCTGCCGTTGATAATCAATATATTACGCTTATATTCGAAACGGGAATTATAGGATTGTTATTCATCATAAATATTATTTTAATTAATGTCAAAAGATTTGTTAGAGCAAACAAAGAGGATAAAGAAGGAATAGCTGTTTCACTGTGTCTGATTGGAAATAGTGTTTGTCTATTCTTTTTTGAAGGATTTAATTATCCAGTTCTTGTTTTGGTATTTTTAATCATGATTTTTATTGGAGATGATAATGCAAGGATACACAGCAAAGAAATACAGAAGTAA
- a CDS encoding glycosyltransferase: MKIAVLMSTYNGEAFLNLQMQSLSEQTVVDSITVYIRDDRSTDNTINIIQKWEKKIKIILIQGINKGPAMSFWDLLKYVPGEFDYYAFCDQDDIWDKDKLEIATGYLNDDVHLYTCNCRSIDANNNIFEKKRRKEYPVISIETLFVSGVTQGCAMVFSKKLKEYICNLHITTIPMHDLIVMLYALQMGRVYWDIEPHFSYRFHSNNVIAKEKKKVFSKLLTTVRRWDKNKNVSMSNVATELLAQVTINNVETEKFLRQISNYKKSIKSKYLLLNNKKIRSCNQRALRSFYIRIILNYL; encoded by the coding sequence GTGAAAATTGCGGTTTTAATGTCTACATATAATGGAGAAGCATTTCTTAATCTGCAGATGCAAAGTTTGTCTGAGCAGACAGTTGTTGATTCAATCACTGTATATATTCGTGATGATAGAAGTACTGATAATACCATTAATATTATACAGAAATGGGAAAAAAAAATAAAAATAATTCTTATACAAGGAATTAATAAAGGCCCTGCAATGAGTTTTTGGGATTTGTTAAAATATGTTCCTGGAGAATTTGATTACTACGCTTTTTGTGATCAAGATGATATATGGGACAAAGATAAACTTGAAATTGCAACTGGTTATTTAAATGATGATGTGCATTTGTATACATGCAATTGTCGTAGCATTGACGCTAATAATAACATTTTTGAAAAAAAGAGAAGGAAAGAATATCCGGTAATAAGTATTGAAACATTATTTGTATCAGGTGTCACACAAGGCTGTGCAATGGTTTTTTCAAAAAAATTAAAAGAATATATATGTAATTTACATATTACAACAATACCAATGCATGATTTAATTGTTATGCTATATGCGCTGCAAATGGGAAGAGTATATTGGGATATCGAACCTCACTTTAGCTATAGATTTCACTCAAATAATGTTATTGCAAAAGAGAAAAAGAAGGTATTTTCGAAATTACTTACCACGGTCAGACGGTGGGATAAGAATAAGAATGTATCAATGTCTAACGTAGCAACTGAATTATTAGCACAAGTTACTATTAATAATGTTGAAACAGAAAAATTCTTAAGACAAATAAGTAATTACAAAAAATCAATCAAAAGTAAATATTTATTGTTGAATAACAAAAAAATAAGAAGTTGCAATCAGAGAGCTCTTCGATCCTTTTATATAAGAATTATATTAAATTATTTATAA
- a CDS encoding polysaccharide pyruvyl transferase family protein, with product MNIGLFTSVYFNNIGNGFIDLGAEAVLKRAMPVNYELVKISQCANFAASMGKSFILKENLFVNWVWVNLMQKFASKFHDKTYQAISTLDVQSIAKIVDLDFMVIPGCVLTVPFFTIYGKLLEEKSKEGCKLIFMGVSGNFYTDYEVNVVSKYLEKLKPLAIMTRDSIAYNNYKNLAKYTYNGIDNVFFVNLLNIPRVKTNPESYVVVNIEEPKHKHIKNKVIKNLEKRGKNIIFSNHKPFPYSKITKLVKNGELVSDYPLDYLMLYRNADEVYSDRVHACIPTLSFGNKAILFSESPRKALFENVGVKNIDNKPIQVQDLASKQNEQIHFLAKILVDEGIL from the coding sequence ATGAATATTGGTTTATTTACCTCGGTGTATTTTAATAATATAGGTAATGGATTTATTGATTTAGGAGCCGAAGCAGTATTAAAAAGGGCAATGCCTGTTAATTATGAACTTGTGAAAATAAGTCAATGTGCTAATTTTGCTGCATCAATGGGTAAATCGTTTATATTAAAAGAAAATTTATTTGTGAATTGGGTTTGGGTAAATCTTATGCAAAAATTTGCAAGTAAATTTCATGATAAAACATATCAGGCAATAAGTACTCTAGATGTGCAATCAATTGCAAAAATTGTAGATCTTGATTTCATGGTGATTCCTGGGTGTGTACTGACAGTTCCGTTTTTTACTATATATGGAAAACTATTGGAAGAAAAAAGTAAAGAAGGATGTAAACTTATTTTTATGGGGGTAAGTGGAAATTTCTATACTGATTATGAAGTAAATGTAGTTAGTAAATATTTGGAAAAATTAAAACCATTAGCTATTATGACTAGAGATTCTATTGCTTACAACAATTATAAAAATTTAGCTAAATATACTTATAATGGCATAGATAATGTATTTTTTGTTAATTTATTAAATATCCCTAGAGTAAAGACTAATCCGGAATCATATGTTGTAGTTAATATTGAAGAACCTAAGCACAAACACATTAAGAACAAAGTTATTAAAAACCTAGAAAAGAGGGGAAAGAATATTATTTTTTCCAATCATAAACCATTTCCTTATTCAAAGATTACTAAATTGGTGAAAAATGGTGAATTAGTATCAGATTATCCACTGGATTATTTGATGCTCTATAGGAATGCAGACGAAGTATATTCGGATAGGGTTCATGCATGCATTCCAACATTATCATTTGGGAATAAGGCAATACTTTTTTCAGAAAGTCCAAGAAAAGCCTTATTTGAAAATGTTGGAGTTAAAAACATAGATAATAAACCTATTCAAGTTCAAGACTTGGCCAGTAAGCAAAATGAACAAATACATTTTCTTGCTAAAATATTAGTTGATGAGGGAATATTGTGA
- a CDS encoding glycosyltransferase family 4 protein codes for MKICFVLPQMLKKPIGGYKMVYEYANRLKKEGHDIGILFLNENALKKYKLPYIIRYVAVEIFTRIEPRWFILDKKVKKYNSLEKKNYKEINSYDLVIATGVDTVMFSNQKFNKARKAYFIQGYEKWICSETELIRTYAMGMDNIVVSSWMKDIVDKYGKKPALLLQNPIDLNVYKELTPIDKRESFSVGVLYHKAKCKGFKYAYEALLQVKKELPNLKVYMFGTTVPDFDLPEWFDFTLNASQNETVNIYNKISIFLCSTIEEGFGLTGLEAMACGAALVSTDYNGVIEYAVDGINCLLSPVGDSVLLAKKVIELVYNQELRLKIARKGIESVKSFSWDNAMNILNDYLRTVEIVDNERD; via the coding sequence ATGAAGATATGTTTTGTACTACCACAAATGTTAAAGAAACCTATTGGTGGTTATAAAATGGTTTATGAGTATGCTAATAGATTGAAAAAAGAGGGGCATGATATTGGGATTCTTTTTTTGAATGAAAATGCCTTAAAGAAATATAAATTACCATATATTATTAGATATGTTGCTGTTGAAATATTCACTAGAATTGAGCCTAGGTGGTTTATTCTTGATAAAAAAGTTAAAAAGTACAATAGTTTAGAAAAAAAAAATTATAAAGAGATTAATTCTTATGACTTGGTGATTGCGACGGGTGTTGATACAGTAATGTTTTCAAATCAAAAATTTAATAAAGCTCGTAAAGCTTATTTTATACAGGGCTATGAAAAGTGGATATGCTCGGAAACCGAGCTTATTAGAACATATGCAATGGGAATGGACAATATTGTAGTATCAAGTTGGATGAAAGATATTGTTGATAAATATGGTAAAAAACCTGCTTTATTACTTCAAAATCCAATAGATTTAAATGTATATAAAGAGCTTACACCAATAGATAAGAGAGAAAGTTTCTCTGTTGGAGTGCTTTACCATAAAGCGAAATGTAAGGGTTTTAAGTATGCATATGAAGCGTTACTACAAGTGAAAAAAGAACTTCCAAATCTTAAGGTTTATATGTTTGGAACAACAGTTCCAGATTTTGATTTGCCAGAATGGTTTGATTTCACTCTTAACGCATCACAGAATGAAACGGTGAATATTTACAATAAAATTTCTATCTTTTTATGTTCAACAATTGAAGAAGGATTTGGTCTTACAGGATTAGAGGCTATGGCATGTGGGGCTGCATTGGTCAGTACTGATTATAACGGCGTAATAGAATATGCAGTTGATGGAATAAATTGCCTCTTATCACCAGTTGGTGATTCAGTTTTATTAGCAAAAAAAGTTATAGAGCTAGTTTATAATCAAGAATTAAGATTAAAGATAGCAAGAAAAGGTATAGAATCTGTCAAGTCTTTTTCATGGGATAATGCAATGAACATTCTAAATGATTATTTAAGAACAGTGGAGATAGTGGATAATGAAAGAGATTAA